Proteins co-encoded in one Spirosoma endbachense genomic window:
- a CDS encoding ABC transporter permease: protein MLRNYIKIAWRNLTRNKAFSAINILGLAIGIAACVLILQYVTFELSFDNFHAKGDHIYRVRQDRYDKGKLSTQWVGGAQAAGNSFKANFGEVDDYVKVLKRRALIADYGEKSLKVERVFVASESFFKIFSYPLLAGTAATALAEPNTVVLSESVARRLFGSENPIGKTIRINQRQAVKVTGVYRDMPANTHLHADLLIPHLTFIKEMGKDNNPDNAWMWDGALSYLLLRSDASPKALEAKFVPYIQKTIGAELKKYDSDAVYTLQPLRDIHLYSHFMEEAEPNGDGKTVYLLLAIAFFIVVIAWVNYINLATARAINRAKEVGVRKAVGSLRGQLIRQFMTESVLLNGLAVGLALLIVVGSLPIFSELSGQQLSFSLLGSRMFWLPLVGLFVVGAFLSGLYPAFVLSGFKPVSVLKGKVSTSRQGIVLRKSLVVFQFAASLFLLVGTLAVFSQIQFMRAQSLGLNIEQTLVINPPIIKTDSTFMRQMLAFKEELLRRPGVRSIAASTVVPGQASDWNAGGIRLKGMDESKSKQYRVIGIDYDFLKTFDLKLLAGRNFAKEFGSDPKALIFNKMAAKQLGFDQPDQAIGKQIEFWGETFTLVGVTDNFHQQSLRDAYEPLILRLIPDVRGYFSIKLASGQLDNTVDVIRTEWNHFFPGNPFEYSFLDERFNEQYRADQRFGQVFGLFTGLAILVACLGLFGLASFTTAQRTKEIGIRKVLGASVGEIVQMLYQEFAVLILIAFVVATPLAWYAVSQWLQSYAFRTDIQWWLFVMPFVLVLLIALLTVSFQSVKAALMNPVKSLRSE from the coding sequence GTGCTACGAAATTACATCAAAATCGCCTGGCGGAATCTTACCCGTAACAAAGCCTTTTCGGCAATCAACATTCTGGGGCTGGCCATTGGCATCGCAGCCTGTGTGCTCATTCTGCAATACGTTACGTTTGAATTAAGCTTTGATAATTTTCATGCTAAAGGCGACCATATCTATCGCGTTCGGCAGGATCGGTACGATAAAGGTAAACTCAGTACGCAATGGGTAGGTGGGGCACAGGCCGCCGGTAATTCGTTTAAAGCCAATTTCGGTGAGGTCGACGATTATGTTAAAGTGCTGAAACGCCGGGCGCTCATCGCTGATTATGGCGAAAAAAGCCTGAAGGTCGAGCGGGTGTTCGTTGCCAGTGAGTCGTTCTTTAAGATTTTTTCGTATCCGTTGCTGGCCGGGACTGCTGCTACCGCGCTGGCCGAACCCAACACCGTTGTTCTTTCCGAATCAGTAGCCAGACGACTGTTCGGGTCTGAAAACCCAATTGGCAAGACGATCCGCATCAACCAGCGGCAGGCCGTCAAAGTAACGGGCGTTTATCGGGACATGCCTGCCAATACACACCTGCATGCCGATTTGCTGATTCCACATTTAACCTTTATTAAGGAGATGGGGAAAGACAATAATCCCGATAATGCCTGGATGTGGGATGGCGCGTTATCGTACCTGCTGCTCCGTTCAGACGCCAGCCCGAAAGCGCTCGAAGCTAAGTTTGTGCCCTATATTCAGAAGACAATCGGCGCTGAGCTAAAAAAATACGACTCCGATGCTGTCTATACGCTTCAACCGCTGCGGGATATTCATTTGTACTCGCATTTCATGGAAGAAGCAGAGCCTAACGGTGATGGCAAAACGGTGTATCTGTTGCTGGCAATTGCGTTCTTTATTGTCGTGATTGCCTGGGTCAATTACATCAATCTGGCCACTGCACGTGCGATCAACCGAGCTAAAGAAGTGGGCGTACGGAAAGCCGTAGGTTCGTTGCGCGGACAGCTCATTCGGCAATTTATGACAGAGTCTGTTTTGCTGAATGGGCTGGCTGTTGGGCTGGCTCTGCTGATCGTTGTCGGGTCGTTACCCATATTTAGTGAGTTGTCAGGCCAGCAACTGTCATTTTCGCTGTTAGGGAGCCGCATGTTCTGGTTGCCTTTGGTCGGGCTTTTTGTGGTAGGTGCGTTTCTTTCGGGTTTATACCCAGCGTTTGTCCTGTCAGGATTTAAACCGGTATCGGTTCTGAAAGGTAAAGTAAGCACCTCGCGGCAGGGCATTGTTTTGCGTAAGTCGCTGGTTGTATTTCAGTTTGCAGCTTCGTTGTTCCTGTTGGTGGGTACACTGGCCGTTTTCAGCCAGATTCAGTTCATGCGGGCGCAAAGTCTCGGTCTAAACATCGAGCAAACGCTGGTAATCAATCCGCCGATTATTAAAACTGACTCGACGTTTATGCGGCAGATGCTGGCGTTTAAGGAAGAACTGCTTCGCCGGCCGGGTGTCCGTTCCATTGCAGCCTCTACCGTGGTGCCCGGCCAGGCTTCGGACTGGAACGCGGGCGGCATTCGATTAAAAGGCATGGATGAAAGTAAAAGCAAACAATACCGGGTCATTGGCATTGACTACGATTTTCTAAAAACATTCGATCTGAAACTACTGGCTGGCCGCAACTTCGCCAAAGAGTTCGGGAGTGATCCAAAGGCGCTCATTTTCAATAAGATGGCCGCCAAACAGCTTGGATTCGATCAGCCCGATCAGGCCATTGGCAAACAGATTGAATTCTGGGGTGAAACATTTACGTTGGTTGGGGTTACCGACAATTTCCATCAGCAGTCATTGCGGGATGCCTACGAACCGCTTATTCTGCGCCTGATTCCAGATGTGCGGGGTTATTTCTCCATCAAGCTGGCATCCGGACAACTCGATAACACGGTTGATGTTATACGCACGGAATGGAATCACTTTTTCCCCGGCAATCCGTTTGAATATTCGTTTCTGGACGAACGCTTTAACGAACAATACCGTGCTGACCAGCGATTTGGGCAGGTATTTGGGTTGTTTACTGGCTTAGCTATTCTGGTCGCCTGCCTGGGCCTGTTTGGTCTGGCTTCATTTACAACGGCACAACGGACGAAAGAGATTGGTATTCGAAAAGTGCTGGGCGCGTCGGTGGGTGAGATTGTGCAAATGCTTTATCAGGAATTTGCGGTGCTGATTCTGATTGCCTTTGTTGTTGCAACGCCATTAGCCTGGTATGCGGTTAGTCAGTGGCTCCAGAGCTATGCTTTCCGCACAGACATTCAGTGGTGGCTATTTGTGATGCCATTCGTATTGGTTTTGCTGATTGCGCTGCTAACAGTGAGTTTCCAGAGCGTAAAAGCGGCCCTGATGAACCCAGTCAAATCGTTACGTTCCGAATAA
- a CDS encoding DUF2911 domain-containing protein, whose translation MRNTLLFIALLHGSLVSWAQLTTPPIGGNKKASVSEQIGLATVTIHYDRPGVKGREGKIWGTSIAHYGFQDLGYGPGQAAPWRAGANETTTITFSDDVRVEGKALAAGTYGLFMNLGEQETTVIFSRIVVSWGSYYYDPALDVLRVTVKNQALDRSVELLTYSFVNQTDSSAAVALSWEKRMIPFTVSVDMVGQQMASFRRELLSKPGFTWESLVQAATYCLTTSHDLKQGLVWADQAISARYIGQKNFQTLSAKAALLTALNKSDEASILMKEALPMGTMNELHQYGRTLLSQKRDQEAYAVFKTNYDKNPNQFTTNMGMSRALIAVGKPKDALPYLRAALPQAPDSLNKANVEAMIKSISEGKTL comes from the coding sequence ATGCGTAACACACTGCTTTTTATCGCTCTCCTGCATGGATCACTCGTAAGCTGGGCTCAATTGACTACACCCCCAATTGGCGGTAATAAAAAAGCATCAGTCTCGGAACAGATTGGTTTGGCGACTGTAACCATTCATTACGACCGGCCCGGTGTGAAAGGAAGGGAAGGGAAAATCTGGGGAACATCCATTGCTCACTATGGCTTTCAGGATCTTGGGTACGGGCCCGGTCAGGCGGCTCCGTGGCGGGCCGGAGCCAATGAAACAACAACGATTACCTTTTCGGATGATGTACGAGTTGAGGGTAAAGCGCTGGCTGCCGGTACGTACGGGCTGTTTATGAACCTTGGCGAACAGGAAACCACCGTTATATTTTCCAGAATAGTCGTATCCTGGGGAAGCTATTATTACGATCCGGCATTGGACGTCCTGCGCGTGACGGTGAAAAACCAGGCACTCGACCGGTCGGTGGAATTGCTGACGTATTCGTTCGTCAATCAGACGGATAGCTCGGCTGCGGTTGCTCTGAGCTGGGAGAAACGGATGATTCCGTTCACGGTGAGCGTGGATATGGTTGGTCAGCAAATGGCATCGTTCCGGCGGGAATTGCTTTCGAAGCCGGGATTCACCTGGGAATCGCTGGTGCAGGCTGCTACATACTGCCTGACGACGAGCCATGATCTGAAACAGGGACTGGTTTGGGCTGATCAGGCTATAAGCGCGCGGTATATTGGGCAAAAGAATTTTCAGACACTTAGCGCGAAAGCAGCTTTACTTACTGCGCTTAATAAATCCGATGAAGCTTCTATTTTGATGAAAGAAGCGTTGCCGATGGGCACGATGAACGAACTTCATCAGTATGGGCGCACCCTGCTTTCCCAGAAGCGCGATCAGGAGGCTTACGCAGTTTTTAAAACCAACTACGACAAAAATCCGAATCAGTTTACAACCAATATGGGCATGAGCCGGGCACTGATCGCCGTTGGTAAACCGAAAGATGCCCTGCCCTATTTGCGGGCGGCCTTACCACAGGCTCCTGATTCATTGAATAAGGCTAATGTGGAGGCTATGATAAAATCGATTTCAGAAGGGAAAACTTTGTGA